In one Nicotiana tomentosiformis chromosome 6, ASM39032v3, whole genome shotgun sequence genomic region, the following are encoded:
- the LOC138893891 gene encoding uncharacterized protein — MKGMMRFGNKGKLSLRYIGPFELLDRVGEVAYKLAFPLSLSRVYSMFHVYMLQKYYADQSHVLDFNSVQLDENLAYEEESVAILDRKVRKLRSENIALVKV; from the coding sequence atgaagggcatgatgagatttgggaataagggaaagttgagccttcggtatattggtcctttcgaGTTGTTGGacagagttggtgaggtggcctacaaacttgctTTTCCACTCAGCTTGTCAAGAGTTTACTCGATGTTTCATGTTTAcatgcttcagaagtattatGCAGATcagtctcatgtgttggattttaattCAGTGCAATTGGATGAGAATCTagcttatgaggaggagtcggtggccattttggatagaaaggttcgaaagctgaggtctgAGAATATTGCGTTAGTGAAGGTCTAG
- the LOC138894945 gene encoding uncharacterized protein, whose amino-acid sequence MNKEEFAVDEKTYENLDGLKIKIITSNIGRRYKKVGENIYLMLEKETARLEDSLTAMTRIIKENEEIDRKNEIEKIRQQAKKELQQVEENKNTRIMELEKELAILKELYENKQREREKKKELEQEERLKEEIEKFREKLKEDIEVKLEEINETNNENEQNTESSEDSEISERYTELITKTNNVINPEIYAGDISEKPSTSKERKYKQTIPTYYNNNYERSDRSKVLWDKRLNRKWTPKTINEQYNFLDLDCVEDVNKIIQLWVGYISKQLIDNKIPIPEAPGYIERTIIGTVKLWIQNLNDESIKALRSNKKFDGESATTTIDILVKYELAIRNEFSSMTTEIEEQQKEKTVSRNLMNKLAICNMCYIDEYTCAFKEYYYKGTYSVEEGKEIRKIYFTKLPEPFSSKIIRDWEKAGLEDTLGARIRYLKNWFIELCEKHKEEIKMEKTLIKNLTCCKIKTAPQFGCTDNYYKKKNYKRKYKKYRRNKLKYKYKNPRKRYYIKDYKRKRPYRIKKKLSECTCYNCGKLGHLAKDCKLPRDPKKKQITEINTDNEEYMQLDYIDYELDSEDSIYELEPELETEIESEKELSDIEEND is encoded by the coding sequence atgaataaagaaGAATTTGCGGTAGACGAAAAAACATACGAAAATTTGGatggattaaaaataaaaataataacttcaaatatagGAAGAAGATATAAGAAAGTAGGAGAAAACATATATTTAATGTTAGAAAAAGAAACTGCAAGATTAGAAGATAGTTTAACAGCAATGACaagaataataaaagaaaatgaagaaattgataggaaaaatgaaattgaaaaaattaGGCAACAAGCTAAAAAAGAATTACAGCAAGTGGAAGAAAACAAAAACACCCGGATAATGGAACTAGAAAAAGAATTAGcaatattaaaagaattatatgaaaacaaacagagagaaagagaaaagaaaaaagaattagagCAAGAAGAAAGATTGAAGGAAGAAATAGAAAAATTTAGGGAAAAATTAAAAGAGGACATAGAAGTAAAACTTGAAGAAATAAATGAAACTAATAATGAAAATGAACAGAATACAGAAAGTTCAGAAGATTCAGAAATAAGTGAAAGATATACAGAACTGATAACTAAAACAAATAACGTAATAAATCCAGAAATATATGCCGGAGATATAAGCGAAAAACCAAGtacatcaaaagaaagaaaatacaaacaaacaataccaacatattacAATAATAATTATGAACGAAGTGACAGAAGTAAAGTATTATGGGATAAAAGATTAAACAGAAAATGGACACCAAAAACAATAAATGAACAATATAACTTTTTGGACTTAGATTGCGTAGAAGAcgttaataaaataatacaactatgggtaggatatatatcaaaacaattaatagataataaaataccaattccagaagcaccaggatatatagaaaggACAATAATAGGAACAGTAAAATTATGGATACAAAATCTAAATGATGAAAGTATAAAAGCAttaagaagtaataaaaaattcGATGGTGAATCAGCTACAACAACTATAGACATAttagtaaaatatgaattagCTATAAGAAATGAATTTAGTAGTATGACAACAGAAATAGAAGAGCAACAAAAGGAAAAAACAGTAAGTAGAAATCTAATGAACAAACTAGCTATATGTAACATGTGTTACATAGACGAATATACGTGTGCATTTAAAGAATATTACTATAAAGGAACATATAGTgttgaagaaggaaaagaaatcagaaaaatatactttacaaaattaccagaaccttttagTTCTAAAATAATAAGAGATTGGGAAAAAGCAGGATTAGAAGATACCTTAGGAGCTAGAATTAGATATTTAAAGAATTGGTTTATAGAATTATGTgaaaaacataaagaagaaattaaaatggAAAAAACACTGATAAAAAACCTTACATGTTGTAAAATTAAAACTGCACCCCAGTTTGGATGTACAGAtaattattataaaaagaaaaattataaaagaaaatataaaaaatatagaagaaaTAAGTTAAAATATAAGTATAAAAACCCGAGGAAAAGATATTATATAAAAGATTACAAAAGAAAAAGACCATATAGAATTAAGAAAAAATTATCCGAATGTACTTGttacaattgtggaaaattaggacACCTAGCCAAAGATTGTAAATTACCTAGAGACCCTAAAAAGaaacaaataacagaaattaacaCTGATAATGAAGAATACATGCAACTAGACTATATAGATTATGAAttagatagtgaagatagtatTTATGAATTAGAACCTGAATTAGAAACAGAAATAGAATCAGAAAAAGAACTATCAGATATAGAGGAAAATGACTGA